In Stomoxys calcitrans chromosome 2, idStoCalc2.1, whole genome shotgun sequence, the following proteins share a genomic window:
- the LOC106089790 gene encoding L-dopachrome tautomerase yellow-f2 isoform X2, with the protein MISNVKMRLYLLLLLGIQSLWWSHVKADGLVEVFKWKQMDYYNRGSNPQMTPSSIPTMENLNRPGVIYFPGQYHGIRSKRQAPVANASFIPYNNVPMGVTHYKGRLFITMPRRRVGIPSTLNYIDLTKNGREKSPKLTAYPDFETNQFAGNTGRLVSVYRTDVDTCGRLWFIDTGMLEYPNNRMQVQRPSIWVMDLKTDQVVRRFEVPESIVAEGRGFASITTDTDKGCDKTFAYLPDLVNRQLYVYSYEQNSMWTFQHNYFNFDPIAGDFNIGGQSFSWDDGIFSTTLTPKSSDGSRNVLFHAMASFNAFAVSNAVLQNPANAQRSDHGRDFRLLGSRGQDRQSTMHEYDPRTGVVFYAEIQRNAVGCWNGRKPFTPANQGTVAQDAQRMIYPSDLSIDDEGTMWVMTNSMPIFIYSTLDTNIYNFRVWKQNTATAVLNTVCA; encoded by the exons ATGATCTCAAATGTCAAAATGAGATTATATTTGTTGTTGCTACTGGGAATACAAAGTTTGTGGTGGTCGCATGTTAAGGCCGATGGTTTGGTAGAAGTATTCAAATGGAAACAAATGGATTACTACAATCGGGGAAGCAATCCCCAAATGACGCCGTCGAGTATTCCAACAATGGAAAATCTCAATCGACCAG GAGTCATTTACTTTCCTGGACAATACCACGGTATAAGAAGCAAACGTCAAGCACCTGTTGCCAATGCATCGTTCATACCATACAATAATGTACCAATGGGTGTGACTCACTACAAGGGAAGACTCTTCATTACAATGCCTCGCAGAAGAGTTGGAATTCCTTCGACACTAAACTACATTGATTTGACTAAAAATGGGCGCGAGAAGAGTCCTAAACTAACGGCATATCCGGATTTCGAAACAAATCAATTTGCt GGAAATACAGGGCGTTTGGTATCGGTTTATCGAACAGATGTTGACACATGTGGACGCCTGTGGTTCATCGATACCGGCATGTTGGAATATCCAA ACAATCGCATGCAGGTGCAACGACCTTCGATCTGGGTAATGGATTTAAAAACCGATCAAGTCGTACGACGTTTTGAAGTACCCGAGTCTATAGTTGCTGAAGGCCGTGGTTTTGCCAGCATAACCACCGATACTGACAAGGGATGCGACAAGACCTTTGCTTATCTACCAGATTTGGTAAATAGACAGCTATACGTTTATAG TTACGAACAGAATTCCATGTGGACTTTCCAACATAATTACTTCAACTTTGATCCCATCGCTGGAGACTTCAATATTGGCGGTCAATCGTTCAGTTGGGATGATGgcatattttcaacaacgttaACCCCCAAGAGCTCAGATGGTTCTCGCAATGTCCTATTTCATGCTATGGCCAGCTTTAATGCATTTGCTGTTTCAAATGCCGTTCTACAAAATCCCGCCAATGCCCAACGTTCCGATCACGGCAGAGATTTTCGTTTATTAGGTAGCCGTGGACAGGATCGTCAGTCGACAATGCATGAATATGATCCACGTACTGGTGTTGTGTTTTATGCAGAAATTCAACGCAATGCCGTTGGTTGCTGGAATGGTCGGAAACCATTTACTCCGGCCAATCAGGGAACAGTTGCCCAAGATGCACAACGTATGATATATCCAAGCGACTTGTCG ATTGACGATGAGGGTACCATGTGGGTTATGACAAACTCAATGCCCATATTTATTTACTCAACTTTGGATACAAACATTTATAATTTCCGTGTTTGGAAGCAGAACACTGCCACTGCCGTACTCAATACTGTATGCGCCTAA
- the LOC106089790 gene encoding L-dopachrome tautomerase yellow-f2 isoform X1, which translates to MSQVFKMSYLFVWFFGLQYLITYVQADGLIEVFAWKQIDYCNSESYNQQFIAPTKYRPTWFYEPHPGVIYFPGQYHGIRSKRQAPVANASFIPYNNVPMGVTHYKGRLFITMPRRRVGIPSTLNYIDLTKNGREKSPKLTAYPDFETNQFAGNTGRLVSVYRTDVDTCGRLWFIDTGMLEYPNNRMQVQRPSIWVMDLKTDQVVRRFEVPESIVAEGRGFASITTDTDKGCDKTFAYLPDLVNRQLYVYSYEQNSMWTFQHNYFNFDPIAGDFNIGGQSFSWDDGIFSTTLTPKSSDGSRNVLFHAMASFNAFAVSNAVLQNPANAQRSDHGRDFRLLGSRGQDRQSTMHEYDPRTGVVFYAEIQRNAVGCWNGRKPFTPANQGTVAQDAQRMIYPSDLSIDDEGTMWVMTNSMPIFIYSTLDTNIYNFRVWKQNTATAVLNTVCA; encoded by the exons ATGAGTCAAGTTTTCAAAATGAGTTATTTATTTGTGTGGTTCTTTGGACTACAGTATTTAATTACATACGTGCAAGCAGATGGATTGATTGAAGTGTTTGCTTGGAAACAAATCGATTATTGCAACAGTGAATCTTATAATCAACAGTTTATAGCACCAACAAAATATCGGCCTACATGGTTTTATGAGCCTCATCCCG GAGTCATTTACTTTCCTGGACAATACCACGGTATAAGAAGCAAACGTCAAGCACCTGTTGCCAATGCATCGTTCATACCATACAATAATGTACCAATGGGTGTGACTCACTACAAGGGAAGACTCTTCATTACAATGCCTCGCAGAAGAGTTGGAATTCCTTCGACACTAAACTACATTGATTTGACTAAAAATGGGCGCGAGAAGAGTCCTAAACTAACGGCATATCCGGATTTCGAAACAAATCAATTTGCt GGAAATACAGGGCGTTTGGTATCGGTTTATCGAACAGATGTTGACACATGTGGACGCCTGTGGTTCATCGATACCGGCATGTTGGAATATCCAA ACAATCGCATGCAGGTGCAACGACCTTCGATCTGGGTAATGGATTTAAAAACCGATCAAGTCGTACGACGTTTTGAAGTACCCGAGTCTATAGTTGCTGAAGGCCGTGGTTTTGCCAGCATAACCACCGATACTGACAAGGGATGCGACAAGACCTTTGCTTATCTACCAGATTTGGTAAATAGACAGCTATACGTTTATAG TTACGAACAGAATTCCATGTGGACTTTCCAACATAATTACTTCAACTTTGATCCCATCGCTGGAGACTTCAATATTGGCGGTCAATCGTTCAGTTGGGATGATGgcatattttcaacaacgttaACCCCCAAGAGCTCAGATGGTTCTCGCAATGTCCTATTTCATGCTATGGCCAGCTTTAATGCATTTGCTGTTTCAAATGCCGTTCTACAAAATCCCGCCAATGCCCAACGTTCCGATCACGGCAGAGATTTTCGTTTATTAGGTAGCCGTGGACAGGATCGTCAGTCGACAATGCATGAATATGATCCACGTACTGGTGTTGTGTTTTATGCAGAAATTCAACGCAATGCCGTTGGTTGCTGGAATGGTCGGAAACCATTTACTCCGGCCAATCAGGGAACAGTTGCCCAAGATGCACAACGTATGATATATCCAAGCGACTTGTCG ATTGACGATGAGGGTACCATGTGGGTTATGACAAACTCAATGCCCATATTTATTTACTCAACTTTGGATACAAACATTTATAATTTCCGTGTTTGGAAGCAGAACACTGCCACTGCCGTACTCAATACTGTATGCGCCTAA